Proteins from a genomic interval of Triplophysa dalaica isolate WHDGS20190420 chromosome 13, ASM1584641v1, whole genome shotgun sequence:
- the mboat2b gene encoding lysophospholipid acyltransferase 2b isoform X1, translated as MATEALSACTGSSLLQPISEITNLPLDQVNFVVCQLCALLTAVWFRLYLHPSKTSPFVRHVVATLLGIYFALFCFGWYALHFLLQSGITYGIMIVTGVEHMHKYCLVVALGYLSFCQITRVYVFDYGMYSADFTGPMMVITQKITSVAFEIHDGMARQEDQLNRGQKLLAIRRMPSLLEYFSYNCNFMGILAGPTCSYNDYIAFIEGSPCRHRDQETKGKLNGKSRLNDPSPNTAVIQKLATCFISLLVFLSVCKVFPVERNVDDDFIATTPFYAQVVYLYLSMLTTRPKYYFVWTLADAINNAAGFGFNGYDSDGLPRWDLISNLRVMNIECATSFKVFLDNWNIQTAHWLKRVCYERCPYNPTAATFLLSAMWHGAYPGYYLTFLTGIVITLAARAVRHNVRPHFLGSPTHKFVYDIITWAATQIAICYTVVPFVLLSVGPSLKFYRSWYFCLHIGCILLAIALPVKPRHLRLKEQQSPLQPSQETTDSNSNQKQKTT; from the exons GTGAACTTTGTTGTATGTCAGCTCTGTGCTCTGCTCACGGCAGTATGGTTCAGACTCTATCTACACCCCAGCAAAACCAGTCCTTTTGTGCGGCATGTGGTGGCCACACTGCTGGGCATCTACTTTGCTCTCTTCTGCTTTGGCTG GTATGCTCTTCATTTTCTGCTCCAGAGTGGTATTACATATGGCATCATGATTGTGACTGGAGTCGAGCACATGCACAA ATACTGTTTAGTGGTCGCACTGGGATATCTTAGCTTCTGCCAAATCACCCGGGTTTACGTCTTCGATTACGGAATGTACTCTGCCGATTTTACAGG GCCCATGATGGTCATCACACAAAAGATAACCAGTGTTGCTTTTGAGATCCATGACG GAATGGCAAGGCAGGAAGATCAGCTTAATCGAGGTCAAAAACTGCTGGCGATAAG GCGGATGCCCAGTTTATTGGAGTACTTCAGTTATAATTGTAATTTCATGGGTATTTTGGCTGGACCCACCTGCTCCTATAATGATTACATTGCCTTCATTGAGGGCTCCCCCTGTCGCCATAGAGACCAAGAGACCAAAGGAAAACTGAACGGAAAGAGCAGGCTGAACGACCCTTCACCAAAC ACAGCGGTCATTCAAAAGCTGGCCACCTGCTTCATCTCTCTGTTGGTCTTCCTTTCTGTCTGCAAAGTCTTTCCTGTGGAGCGTAATGTTGATGATGATTTTATCGCCACCACGCCCTTCTATGCTCAGGTGGTCTACCTGTATTTGTCCATGCTGACCACCCGGCCTAAATACTACTTTGTTTGGACTCTGG CTGATGCCATTAACAACGCAGCAGGATTTGGCTTTAATGGTTATGACAGCGATGGTCTGCCGCGATGGGATCTCATTTCCAACCTCAGGGTCATGAATATTGAG TGCGCGACCAGCTTTAAAGTTTTCCTGGATAACTGGAATATCCAAACAGCACATTGGCTTAAAAG GGTGTGTTATGAACGCTGTCCTTATAACCCTACTGCTGCCACCTTCCTGCTGTCAGCCATGTGGCACGGGGCTTATCCAGGCTACTACCTCACTTTCCTGACAGGCATCGTCATCACACTTGCAGCCAGAGCT GTAAGGCACAATGTAAGACCACACTTCTTGGGCTCGCCAACGCACAAGTttgtttatgacatcatcacgtGGGCAGCTACACAGATTGCCATTTGTTACACAGTGGTACCGTTCGTGCTGCTTTCTGTGGGTCCCTCGCTCAAATTCTACAG GTCATGGTACTTCTGCCTCCACATAGGCTGTATATTGTTGGCCATCGCTCTGCCTGTAAAACCACGTCACCTGCGGCTAAAAGAGCAACAGTCTCCCCTCCAACCAAGCCAGGAGACCACAGACAGCAACAGCAACCAGAAACAAAAAACTACATGA
- the mboat2b gene encoding lysophospholipid acyltransferase 2b isoform X2 has protein sequence MIVTGVEHMHKYCLVVALGYLSFCQITRVYVFDYGMYSADFTGPMMVITQKITSVAFEIHDGMARQEDQLNRGQKLLAIRRMPSLLEYFSYNCNFMGILAGPTCSYNDYIAFIEGSPCRHRDQETKGKLNGKSRLNDPSPNTAVIQKLATCFISLLVFLSVCKVFPVERNVDDDFIATTPFYAQVVYLYLSMLTTRPKYYFVWTLADAINNAAGFGFNGYDSDGLPRWDLISNLRVMNIECATSFKVFLDNWNIQTAHWLKRVCYERCPYNPTAATFLLSAMWHGAYPGYYLTFLTGIVITLAARAVRHNVRPHFLGSPTHKFVYDIITWAATQIAICYTVVPFVLLSVGPSLKFYRSWYFCLHIGCILLAIALPVKPRHLRLKEQQSPLQPSQETTDSNSNQKQKTT, from the exons ATGATTGTGACTGGAGTCGAGCACATGCACAA ATACTGTTTAGTGGTCGCACTGGGATATCTTAGCTTCTGCCAAATCACCCGGGTTTACGTCTTCGATTACGGAATGTACTCTGCCGATTTTACAGG GCCCATGATGGTCATCACACAAAAGATAACCAGTGTTGCTTTTGAGATCCATGACG GAATGGCAAGGCAGGAAGATCAGCTTAATCGAGGTCAAAAACTGCTGGCGATAAG GCGGATGCCCAGTTTATTGGAGTACTTCAGTTATAATTGTAATTTCATGGGTATTTTGGCTGGACCCACCTGCTCCTATAATGATTACATTGCCTTCATTGAGGGCTCCCCCTGTCGCCATAGAGACCAAGAGACCAAAGGAAAACTGAACGGAAAGAGCAGGCTGAACGACCCTTCACCAAAC ACAGCGGTCATTCAAAAGCTGGCCACCTGCTTCATCTCTCTGTTGGTCTTCCTTTCTGTCTGCAAAGTCTTTCCTGTGGAGCGTAATGTTGATGATGATTTTATCGCCACCACGCCCTTCTATGCTCAGGTGGTCTACCTGTATTTGTCCATGCTGACCACCCGGCCTAAATACTACTTTGTTTGGACTCTGG CTGATGCCATTAACAACGCAGCAGGATTTGGCTTTAATGGTTATGACAGCGATGGTCTGCCGCGATGGGATCTCATTTCCAACCTCAGGGTCATGAATATTGAG TGCGCGACCAGCTTTAAAGTTTTCCTGGATAACTGGAATATCCAAACAGCACATTGGCTTAAAAG GGTGTGTTATGAACGCTGTCCTTATAACCCTACTGCTGCCACCTTCCTGCTGTCAGCCATGTGGCACGGGGCTTATCCAGGCTACTACCTCACTTTCCTGACAGGCATCGTCATCACACTTGCAGCCAGAGCT GTAAGGCACAATGTAAGACCACACTTCTTGGGCTCGCCAACGCACAAGTttgtttatgacatcatcacgtGGGCAGCTACACAGATTGCCATTTGTTACACAGTGGTACCGTTCGTGCTGCTTTCTGTGGGTCCCTCGCTCAAATTCTACAG GTCATGGTACTTCTGCCTCCACATAGGCTGTATATTGTTGGCCATCGCTCTGCCTGTAAAACCACGTCACCTGCGGCTAAAAGAGCAACAGTCTCCCCTCCAACCAAGCCAGGAGACCACAGACAGCAACAGCAACCAGAAACAAAAAACTACATGA